A region of the Dehalococcoidia bacterium genome:
CAGTTTGGTAGGCGAACATTTCACCCTAACCCCCGGATCAAGTCCGGGGCAGGCTCTAACCATCTCCCTGAGGGAGCTGACAGGGGTAGGTATCCGCAGATCGTCATTCCGGCGAAGGCCGGAATCCAGGGGATGGGGATGTCCTTCGACAAGCTCCCTTCGACAGGCTCAGGGCGAACGAATGCGGGCGAGACGTCCGCGTTCTCAGGGTGTGCCTACCAAACTGGACACGGTTTCAAGACACTTGAGACACTTTCTAAAGTCTTGTCACTCCCGACTTACTCTGCGGCGTTGGCAGTTCCCGAGCCTTAAGTCACCCTCACCCTAGCCCTCTCCCTCAAAGGAGAGGGGACTTTTGAAAGTCTCTCAGACACTTAGCGGACTTGCGGAATGGACTCGATTTTGGCACGATAGGTCTATGCGAATAAACGAATTTGAACTCAGAGACCCGGTGCCAGAATTGAGGCGACCCATTGCGATCGCGATGCTCCGGCCATGGATAGACGTGGGAAGGGTGGGTACGCTCGCGCTCAATATACTCCAGCGCCATCTAGGGGCTCAGGAACTGGGCAGGCTGGCCGAACCCGGAAAGTTCTTCGACTTCACCAGGTACCGGCCCCGGATGCGCACCGTCAACGGGCAGCGTGTGTTCACGACTCCCAACACCATCATCCACCATGCGCACGATGAGCCTACGGACAGGGACTACCTGTTCCTGCACATACGGGAGCCGCACGCCTTCGGAGAGGAGTATTGCCGAGCGATATCGGACGTACTTTCACACTTCGACATCCAGGAGTATTGCCGGATCGGGGGAATGTACGACTCCGTGCCTCACACCAGGCCACTGCTGGTGACGGGCACGATGAACGACGATCAGGCGGCGAAGGCGACCGGGCTGGTGTCGCAGAGGCGTAGCACGTACCAGGGGCCAACTTCCATCGTCAACATGGTGTCTGACCTCGTGACACAGGGCGAGATTCCGACTACCAGCCTGATGGCGCACCTGCCCCAGTATATGCAGCTAGACGAGGACCATATGGGAGCGGCACGGATCATCGAGATCCTGACCGCCATGTTCGACCTGCCCAATTCGCTCGCAGACAGGGAGCGTGGTCGTCGCCAGTACGAGGACGTCAACAGGGCGGTTGAGAACAACCCCGAGGTACGCTCTCTGATCGGGAGGCTCGAGTCTTACTACGATCGTGTGCTCGTCGAGGGCGGGCAGGACGACGGTGAAGAGGACGACGAAGGAGCCGACCTGGCCCCTGGTGTCGA
Encoded here:
- a CDS encoding PAC2 family protein → MRINEFELRDPVPELRRPIAIAMLRPWIDVGRVGTLALNILQRHLGAQELGRLAEPGKFFDFTRYRPRMRTVNGQRVFTTPNTIIHHAHDEPTDRDYLFLHIREPHAFGEEYCRAISDVLSHFDIQEYCRIGGMYDSVPHTRPLLVTGTMNDDQAAKATGLVSQRRSTYQGPTSIVNMVSDLVTQGEIPTTSLMAHLPQYMQLDEDHMGAARIIEILTAMFDLPNSLADRERGRRQYEDVNRAVENNPEVRSLIGRLESYYDRVLVEGGQDDGEEDDEGADLAPGVEQFLREVTGQVEEDDSDDDSTS